One Gemmatimonadaceae bacterium DNA segment encodes these proteins:
- a CDS encoding AarF/UbiB family protein — MMSHAAVQMQPPVDHAPPVVGRRPRAALKRMEIGAPPGTVRRAMSTNRHLAGLLFGGIVAWTRERSARGDGKGLRYAAARAVSAAAHPLIRRDLVDLSFAQQFRRRLELLGPTYIKLGQILSLREDILPLSITSELRNLLNRLPVIPFETFTALVEQDLGRPVERLFSWIDPEPLASASIAQIHRATTMSGDDVVIKAVKPGVAETLKRDSRLLRILGAGLQVVMPRYQPRRIIAEFCEYTLREVDLRREADNAESFAANFSDMGDVVFPSVDRHRSGARVLTMQFLDGVRPDAPEALALPEEERERLVDLGSEAIIRMLYRDGFFHADLHPGNLLVLPDAKVGFIDLGMVGRFDSDLRRALLYYYYSLVMGDHENAARYLAAVAEPGRDGDPVGFRRDVSEISARWHRASSFESFSLAQLVLESVTRGAQYRMYFPVELVLMVKALVTFEGVGHVLLPDFDVAEVSRKHVRRVFLEQFSPLRFVREGLRGAPELVDAFAKLPSLVTEGVRVLDRGTRPRGENPLKGVRATLLAGFCLVAGSILMAYGVAWPMWSALYASAVLLAFRRGG; from the coding sequence ATGATGTCGCACGCGGCCGTTCAGATGCAGCCACCGGTGGACCATGCGCCGCCGGTGGTGGGCCGCCGGCCGCGAGCGGCGTTGAAGCGGATGGAGATCGGAGCGCCGCCCGGCACCGTGCGTCGCGCGATGTCCACCAACCGGCACCTGGCGGGACTGCTGTTCGGCGGCATCGTCGCCTGGACGCGTGAGCGGTCGGCGCGCGGAGACGGCAAGGGCCTGCGATACGCGGCCGCCCGCGCGGTGAGCGCCGCGGCGCATCCGCTGATCCGGCGCGATCTCGTGGACCTGTCGTTCGCGCAACAGTTCCGGCGGCGGCTGGAGCTGCTGGGGCCCACGTATATCAAGCTGGGCCAGATCCTGAGCCTGCGCGAGGACATCCTGCCGCTCTCGATCACGAGCGAGCTGCGCAATCTGCTGAATCGGCTGCCGGTGATCCCGTTCGAGACGTTCACGGCGCTGGTGGAACAGGATCTCGGCCGCCCTGTGGAGCGGCTGTTCTCGTGGATCGACCCGGAGCCGCTGGCCTCGGCGTCCATCGCGCAGATCCACCGGGCGACGACCATGTCGGGCGACGACGTCGTGATCAAAGCGGTGAAACCGGGGGTGGCGGAGACCCTCAAGCGCGACTCGCGGCTGCTGCGCATCCTGGGCGCGGGGCTGCAGGTGGTGATGCCGCGGTATCAACCCCGCCGCATCATCGCCGAATTCTGCGAATACACGTTGCGCGAAGTGGACCTGCGGCGCGAAGCCGACAACGCCGAGAGCTTCGCCGCCAACTTCAGCGACATGGGCGACGTGGTGTTCCCGTCGGTGGACCGGCATCGCAGCGGCGCCCGCGTGCTGACCATGCAGTTTCTGGACGGTGTGCGTCCCGATGCTCCCGAGGCCCTGGCGCTGCCCGAGGAGGAGCGCGAGCGGCTGGTGGATCTGGGGTCGGAGGCGATCATCCGCATGCTGTATCGCGACGGCTTCTTCCACGCCGACCTGCATCCCGGCAACCTGTTGGTGCTGCCGGATGCGAAGGTCGGGTTCATCGACCTGGGCATGGTGGGGCGGTTCGACAGCGATCTGCGGCGGGCGCTGCTGTACTACTACTACTCGCTGGTGATGGGCGACCACGAGAACGCGGCGCGCTACCTGGCGGCGGTGGCGGAGCCCGGGCGCGACGGCGATCCCGTGGGATTCCGGCGCGACGTATCGGAGATCTCGGCGCGGTGGCACCGCGCCTCGAGTTTCGAGTCGTTCTCGCTGGCGCAGCTGGTGCTGGAATCGGTGACGCGAGGCGCGCAGTACCGGATGTACTTCCCCGTGGAGCTGGTGCTGATGGTCAAGGCGCTGGTGACGTTCGAGGGCGTGGGCCACGTGCTGCTGCCCGACTTCGACGTGGCCGAGGTCTCGCGCAAGCACGTCCGCCGGGTGTTCCTGGAACAGTTCAGCCCGTTGCGGTTCGTGCGCGAGGGGCTGCGCGGCGCTCCGGAGCTGGTGGATGCGTTCGCGAAGCTGCCGTCGCTGGTCACCGAAGGCGTGCGGGTGCTGGATCGCGGCACGCGGCCGCGGGGGGAGAATCCGCTCAAGGGCGTGCGGGCCACGCTGCTGGCGGGATTCTGCCTGGTGGCCGGTTCGATCCTCATGGCGTACGGTGTGGCGTGGCCGATGTGGAGCGCGCTGTATGCGTCGGCGGTGCTGCTGGCCTTCCGGCGCGGAGGATGA
- a CDS encoding 1-acyl-sn-glycerol-3-phosphate acyltransferase: protein MTTTLTSGPEHEVQHEWYEPFDAAYCRDLQRRALGPMSDHYFRTRIVGANKLPADGPVIVAANHSGTAFPYDAMMLDFALWRRDGMTREGKWRSVFEKELARVWWMRPFGVDNLWRRGGGVDMTFDNFERLIQRGDRILYYPEGVPGIGKGFNRRYQLQRFRTSFIRLAARHDVPIYPVSVVNGEWVMPYHFTFPPLDRLMQRVFHVPFLPLPAGLLAIIFPWMWYLALPAQMTFVVGEPVSAGALLDGVGAANAKEPDRGALDRAAHRMRKHMQAELDRHVATYGRRPYDWRSLLAALHASRGRLRQVLPTGWPLTFIANERDHHRPAARNWLHMVLRDFDLLAFYLPFGWPLLSLARRLRRPPYGYRGMSASDAREQEGTFIWRLSERPLPPRDGRALD from the coding sequence ATGACGACGACGCTGACGTCCGGGCCGGAGCATGAGGTCCAGCACGAGTGGTACGAGCCGTTCGACGCAGCGTATTGCCGGGACCTGCAGCGGCGGGCCCTCGGGCCGATGTCGGACCACTACTTTCGCACGCGCATCGTCGGCGCAAACAAGCTGCCCGCCGACGGACCGGTGATCGTCGCCGCCAACCACAGCGGCACCGCGTTTCCCTACGATGCGATGATGCTGGACTTCGCGCTCTGGCGCCGCGACGGGATGACCAGGGAGGGCAAGTGGCGGTCGGTGTTCGAGAAGGAGTTGGCGCGGGTGTGGTGGATGCGGCCGTTCGGCGTGGATAACCTGTGGCGGCGCGGCGGCGGCGTGGACATGACGTTCGACAACTTCGAGCGGCTCATCCAGCGCGGCGACCGGATCCTCTACTACCCCGAGGGCGTGCCCGGCATCGGCAAGGGGTTCAACCGCCGCTATCAGCTGCAGCGCTTCCGCACGAGCTTCATCCGCCTGGCGGCGCGCCACGACGTGCCCATCTATCCGGTGTCGGTGGTGAACGGTGAATGGGTGATGCCGTACCACTTCACCTTCCCGCCGCTCGACCGGCTGATGCAGCGCGTGTTCCACGTGCCGTTCCTGCCGCTGCCCGCCGGACTCCTGGCGATCATCTTCCCGTGGATGTGGTATCTGGCGTTGCCGGCGCAGATGACGTTCGTGGTGGGTGAACCGGTCAGCGCCGGCGCGCTGCTGGACGGGGTGGGCGCCGCGAACGCCAAGGAGCCCGACCGCGGCGCGCTCGACCGGGCCGCCCATCGCATGCGCAAACACATGCAGGCGGAGCTGGACCGGCACGTGGCCACGTACGGCCGGCGGCCGTACGATTGGCGGTCGTTGCTCGCGGCACTCCACGCGTCGCGCGGCCGTCTGCGGCAGGTGCTGCCCACGGGATGGCCGCTGACGTTCATCGCCAACGAGCGCGACCACCACCGGCCGGCGGCTCGCAACTGGCTGCATATGGTGCTGCGGGACTTCGACCTGCTGGCGTTCTATCTGCCGTTCGGATGGCCGTTGCTGTCGCTGGCCCGCCGACTGCGGCGCCCGCCGTACGGCTATCGCGGCATGAGCGCGAGCGACGCGCGGGAACAGGAGGGGACGTTCATCTGGCGTCTAAGCGAGCGCCCACTTCCGCCTCGAGACGGTCGAGCACTCGACTGA